In the genome of Caminibacter pacificus, the window CCGGCTTAAACTTTTACATATGTTTATAAAATCACACAAAAAAGTTGGCAAACCTAAAGGAAAGAAAGGACACTTGTAACGTAACAAATTTTTTACCTCTTTTATATCATTTTAAAGATGAAGTAAAAATTTATATTTTAGTTTATTACAAATGTTTAAAATAATTATATAATATGGAAAATTTATAAAAAATTTAGTAATATTTATAAAAAAATCAACGAAAAAACTTAAAATATATGTCTTATAAGGTAAATAAATGTATAGTTATCACCAGTTTCTATTTCCTTTTAGATTTGATTATTTAAAATTTTCAATTAAAGACAACCATGAATTTTACAAAAATATACAATTTAATGATAGAGTTAAAAATAGTCTTAATTATTTGTTCGAAGAATTAAAGAATAATAAATGGGAATATTGTCCATTTAGTATTCAAAAAAGTGATTATTATAACGAATTCATTTATTTTCATGATTTTGTCAAAGGTACACTTTTTAATTTGGAAAGTTATCCCAAAAAAAGTGCTACTTCTTGGTTTTTTGAAAAGAAAATAGAAGTTAACAATGTAAAAATAAAAGTTGTTAAATTTAATGACGAAAAGATTTTTAATTTAAAACTCTCTTCAATCACTCTTAGAATATTTGAAACCGGTATAGGAATTCTCTCTTTTGAAATGGAGAATAATCAATATTACGATTTTCAGGATATTTTGGATATCAACGAATATTTTAGGAGGGTGTATCCTCCTTTTGTGGGAGATGGTTTTTCGCTTGATGAGGTTATGAAAAAATACATGGCAAAAGAAATAATCCTTGACGGAATAGAGTATGATATAAAAGAGTTTGAAAATTTGAAAAATATTTCCCATCCTCCAATTTCTTCTTTAATTACAAGAGTTTTAGGAGATATATTTACCCAAGATGTAGGAACAAAAGATAAATTTTTAATTCAGCCGGTGATTGATGAGAGGATGTTTGTTGTGTGTTGGTATGGAAATAACGTGCTGGCTAAGAGTTTGAAAAGCGATTTTTTAGAAATTGAAAACGGAAAGTTAAAACCGATTAATGATGTGTGGTATAAGTTTTTATTTATTGATAGCGGTGATAAAAGCGTTCAAGATGAAAATATGCAAAAAGAGTTATTGCAAAAACATACCTATACCAGATGGAAAAATTACGGAACGTTTTATGGGGTTAGCAGATATTCTTTTGTAGTATTGACTTCTGATTTGGATACTCTTAAAAAACATTGTGCCGATTTTATCGTGACGCATGTAAAAACAGTTTATTATCAAATGATAATATTGGCATTAGCCATTAGAGCCACAATTTTGAGATTTTCAGATGAAGTTACGGCAATAAGCGATTTGGATAATGAAAACGAATTGTTTGATAGAGTTTCAAATATTTATAAAAACTATCTTAAATTCAGAAATAAGCTTTATTTTAAAGAGATAACCTCTCAAGAGCAAGGGATTGAACTATATGATAAAATAAGAAAAGTTATGAATATTGATAATGACGTTAAAGATTTAAGTTCTGAATTAATTCAGCTTGACACTTTTTCTCAAATGAAACTAGAACATAAAGAAAACACCGAAGTCAGCAAACTTACTAAAGTTGCGACTTATTTAATGCCTCCAACGTTGGCAGCTGGTATATTAGGTATGAATATTTTGGATGTGAAAGATAAAGTTGAATTTTTGGGAATGAAATGGAATGTGAGTGGAATTTTATGGTTTTTTGTAATAACAGCTCTTTCATATGGAATTATTTATTTTACAAAAGGAAAAAAATGAAAAGCGTAATTCTTTTGCAGCAAAGTGATATGATTCATTTCGAGGCATTACCTAAGCAAAAAGCTTTAT includes:
- a CDS encoding CorA family divalent cation transporter — protein: MYSYHQFLFPFRFDYLKFSIKDNHEFYKNIQFNDRVKNSLNYLFEELKNNKWEYCPFSIQKSDYYNEFIYFHDFVKGTLFNLESYPKKSATSWFFEKKIEVNNVKIKVVKFNDEKIFNLKLSSITLRIFETGIGILSFEMENNQYYDFQDILDINEYFRRVYPPFVGDGFSLDEVMKKYMAKEIILDGIEYDIKEFENLKNISHPPISSLITRVLGDIFTQDVGTKDKFLIQPVIDERMFVVCWYGNNVLAKSLKSDFLEIENGKLKPINDVWYKFLFIDSGDKSVQDENMQKELLQKHTYTRWKNYGTFYGVSRYSFVVLTSDLDTLKKHCADFIVTHVKTVYYQMIILALAIRATILRFSDEVTAISDLDNENELFDRVSNIYKNYLKFRNKLYFKEITSQEQGIELYDKIRKVMNIDNDVKDLSSELIQLDTFSQMKLEHKENTEVSKLTKVATYLMPPTLAAGILGMNILDVKDKVEFLGMKWNVSGILWFFVITALSYGIIYFTKGKK